A stretch of DNA from Lycium ferocissimum isolate CSIRO_LF1 chromosome 4, AGI_CSIRO_Lferr_CH_V1, whole genome shotgun sequence:
atgtcaacaacaacaattaattttaacaaaaactctagtttaaaatctatttaaataattaaaaaaaatgaaaaacccaacccatcctctccgatagcccacctCGCCACCGCCACTGCCGCCGCTGCCTCCGCCGCCGCcgcctctttcttttttaaaatttttaatcattaaaaattaattttaacaaaaactctattttaaaatgtatttaaataattaaaaaaaattgaaaaacccaacccatcctctccgatagccctatttaaatcattttttttgttaaaattaatttttaatgattaaaaattaaaaaaaaaaaaaaggcggtGGAGGGAGCGCGGCGGAGGAGGAGAGGAGGCGCCGGCCAGTGGGGGCGGAAGTGggcttcaaaatctatttaaatagcatttttgttaaaattaatttttaatgattaaaaattaaaaaaaaaaaaaaaaaactctgtTTAAAAGCGGTGGAGGTGCGATTTGGCACGAGGGGGTTCAAATGGAGCTTATCTTATCGGAGAGAGGTCCAACGTTTCGTAGGGAGGCAATGGAAAAAGATAAGGCGGTGAAGTGGGCTATCAATTAGGATGTGGTACCATGggttttttcggatttttttttaattatttaaatagattttaaaatagatttttgttaaaattaattttaatgattaaaaattcaaaaaaagaaaaaaattggtatTCTTAAAAAATATCGGTGAGCTTACCAAAACGTTCGTGATTTTCGATACAGCACGAGATTTGTTCAAATGAATGCTTACGTAGTCTTTAATCTTATCGTTcgggggtaaaaaaaaaatcgcaagaaaAGGTCCGTCGTTATCGGTTTAAGGCATAATGTGATGGAAAATCGGGATAAGTTTCAGAAACTGTCGCATAAGATAAACTTTTCCCAAGGCCTTGCCTGCAAAAAATTCAATTAGTGACGCGGTTGTGGTACGGGATATACACTTTGTTTAGCAAGGCCAAATAGtgaatttgagggacaaaaagaagatcaaaactacgtatatattaTGGTTTCAATTTGTGACCTTGCGATATATTATGATAACAtagattttcatatatttttcgtttttttatgtccaggaaaaatatatatattttttataaaaaaatactttttttaaaaattatttttattttttaaaaacgatttttatatatatttttaaaaattttaaatttttttttttggctccgaataaaaatttttaaatttttattcccGAATATCgtatgaaaaaatgaaatatgtatgtgtgtgagcgaaatttttaatataattttcgatTCGATTTTGAGCGAAAatattttaagccttgaatattgtatgaaaattgttacaatgttatttagttgtattaatttttccgaaacctaatatgaactttatatacaaaaaatgtgaaTATTCGAGGTAGTCATTTTACTATTcttgcataaaattttgagcgtaatgtttaagccttcgaaccatttcatacgttcttcatacaaaaaaaaatccttgagcaagatatacacattttacacaaaaatttgagcgattattttatgTGGcatatcaaagttgtatacaatgttattGTAGTTGCATAACTAaataacatgaactttataccgAAATGAGGTTTATAAGGAGAAGAcaaatttcatttgttttcatacacacaattttttGAGGAATTTTTTAACCTATGAACcgatatacatttttcatacatttttAAACTTTCCATACCTAAAGGCAAACTTTTTGCCTTGCAAAACATTTATTGACTTTTACAGcaagtttttgagcaaaaaaaatattaatttaaaaaaaaaaaatgattttttttaaaaaaaaaataatttttaaaaatatatatttttttaaaaataatttaaaaaatataaagcacATTTTGAGGGGATTTTAATGTTAAAagtaaagaccaccccaaagaagtatatatatatccgcgcaaaaaaatgagatttgtGAGCATTTGGCTTGAAATTGTTTCTCGTCTTGGCCCAAAAACTCTTCTCTGAATGTTTGGCCCAATCTGTCATATGAAGCCCATTTACTTCTTCACCGACTACACAACATAGGTTGTTATCGAACCTTGTTTATTGTCTGAGAATTCTCAATTTCCTCCATTGTTGTTTCCTTCTGTTCGTCAAAAATCACCGGAGATGAATCCTTTATTCCAATATAATGATATAAGCATAACTTATATGTAGAGTGGATATATACATCTTTCATCTAATTTTGAGTTTAAAGTGCAGCATAAATGTCTGAAGTTTAATTTTGACAAGTCAACTTTAATTGCACAAGCAACGTCAGACAATTAAATCGGTTCCTTGGAACaaatagagttttttttttttttggaacaaatGGAGTATGTAGGCCTAATATAcggaacattttttttttttccagtaagACGTGAAAGGGCTTTTACTGCTTATAAGCTGATCACAACCTCACTATCCCACTAGAATTCATAACTCCTGTAGCGCTCTGGTTGATATTGACAAATAGGAgctacaacaccttcaatcatACTGCCATCCCAATCAACTACATAAAAGTGTGTCATCAGGGACTTGAATTCTACCACCTGAGGCCCCTTCTCAAACACTTCTATCAGTAACGAAAACCAGCACCTCACAGCTGTTGAGATAGCCTGGGCCAAACCACCTAGCTACCAACTTCTACAAATTAAACACAGATGGAGCCTACAATTGACACACCAAGCAGGAAGAATCATCAGGGACTCAGATGGAAGATGAAAGGAGTATTGGTGTATGTAATAATCGAAATATCAAACAAAGAGATGCAGAAGATATACAAGAGTATGAAGCTGATATACAGAGTAGTAAAGAAGAAAAGGCAGAAGATATACAAGAATATGAAGCTGATATatagagaagaaaagaagaaacgaAGTTGAAGTACTCAGATGTAAGTTCGGAGAAAACAAAGTTCTTGTCTGAAAAAGAGGAAATTAGGGATTTTGACCTGTTGACTGATGATAcacatgaaagaagaaaaaagaaatgtaGCACAATCAAGACCGTTGATATCAAGACAGCTGGAATGAATCACAGCCGTACAGATCAATAACAAACAGCTGGAATAAATCATGTGCAGTGCACattttagagcccgtttggattgacttataagttgcttataagtttttttcatcttttttgagtgtttggctggctagcttaaagtcattttttagcttataagttgtttgcagcttataagctgtttaaaataagcccatccaaacaggctcttagaaTTTAAGTAGTTATTTTGTTAGACATAGAAGCAATAATAGTAGGACAAGTGTAAATActcattttatttgttatttaatttttatacatgaaagttgtataaatacgGGTACAGTACGCAATATCAATACACAGAAATTTCTTCTCACAATTTTATCTTCTACATTTCTATTAAGGAGGGATTCTAAACGCATATCAGATGCCATGCACTCAGCTCTATATCAGGAAACACAAACCCTTTTAAAGGGATTGGAACTCAATGAACACAAGTCCTTTACTTACACAAATCTTCTAAACGACTGCAGGTTCCTGCTGGAAGCAATGGCGAGCCCGGAGATACATCACATATTCCGTGAAGCCAATAGCGCAGCACATGAGTTGGCCAAATATGCTCTCTTTTTATTATGCTTCGGTTAAACAAAGACAATTTAGGGGTAAcatcttttttatttacccCGTACTATAATGACTTTTTTACTTTCAACTCTCTAATTAATGCATCGTTCAGTTagcaaaaatatataatatatatatatcacaactTTAGAAATCTATACCTACTCTTTGTAGATCCCGACACATTGACGTACGTATAAAACCATGTTGGCTAATGATTTACCTGAGAAAATGTGATTGCCTATAATTTTCTATAATATCTGAACTTGTGGATACGAGTTATCTAATTAAGTTTTATTATAAACAGGTCAGCCAAACGTACTTATATTAAAAATCGTTTTATGatgaaattaaaatagtccaagGAAATAGAATAACATAATAacagaataaataaataaataaataaataaataaataaataaataaataaaaagaagctCCTTTGATCAGTAGATAcataataacatcaattcaCAGTTAACATCATAAAACAGTTAAATGAAAGATGAACAATTTTTGAATTCTAATAAGGCCATATGCCTTGCAGCTGCATTTTTTCCGCTTccacaattttttctttttccttgacGCTGTTCTTTACTagaaaccaaaaaattaaaTCTATTATTGTTAAAAGATTTTCATAATATATACCATCTTCTTGGAAGTTATAAATCTGGGAAGCACTCAAGCAAATGGCTTATATGAGAATGTGGCTCAATCAACGTGTCAAAGTTCTTCCAATCACCATAAATTTGGCTATTATTAATCCCATTACTATGCTTCTCTTCTTCGCGATCATCTTCATTGTAATTGGTTGTGTAACTCTGTTCACCGAGgcttttattatcttttgtacACAAACTTGTTGAAATGGTAGGGCTATCAAGCTGTGGGAGTTCAACTAGTTGATTCTCAAAGAAATTTTGGCTTGAATTGTTAATGATCATATTTTGAGGATCATCATGAAATGGATTGAATAATTGATGGAAATTTGTTGTTTGGTTGAATGCATTAATATTGAGAGGCTGATGATGCATTGGACCTGTGATCTCTGATAGTGATGAAGGTCTATAAGTGGGGTTAGTTCCTCTAATGTAGTAAGCATTTTGCCATGCTTCTAAACTTGgctgcttgtttggagttggtTTCTTGAATGCCCTGCATACCACCCATCCTTCTTCCTgtaaataagataaattttcaatttAGTTAGCTAGCtaattaataagggtaaaaataaatactttctccgttccaatttatgtgatacttttatttataatccgtttaaaaaagaatgacatgtTTCTAAATATTCCGAATCAGTTAATTTTGCACTtccaatttacccttaataagaAGTTTTTATAACCAAACAAATGTTGTGTCATGTTTAGggctacaagtttcaaaaaatttatgatCATACAACtgttaaattataatttaaaccACAAATTTTAAGAATTTCTTTTTATAACTTTGTGCCGACTCAAATCACCTAAATTTGAACAGAGGGGGTGATACTTATTAATTAAGGACCCTTTTGGCTATgagaattttttacttttttccgaaagtttttttctctttatttgaaaatcagcgtttggccatgaaaatttcaaatacaacttgaagttgtagtcattatcaaaacaaatattttattttgttttggaaGTTTTGTTTAATCAATTATTCCCGAATCGTAGTTTTGATAAGGCTTCACATGATTTAGCAGTAAGCAGGTCTTGGACAAGTTTATGAACCAATTAGTGGAGTTATCTACTTGTTTCCCAAGTATTGActtctttcctcctttttttaatTCGAAAAGTATGGTAAAGTTACATGATTGCATCACGTCTTTCACTGCACTCAAAGACATGacctttttaaagaaaatgtggGCAGTGAGCACTTCAAATGTCTACAATTTAAACTCTTCATGAAACATGTAAGTTATATAGATCTGATAgtgaatattttttaagaaactttTAGTGTTATTTAACTATTTGCAAGTTAGCatttttatcaaattatcaGTTTAGTGTCTATTATAGAAATTCGTATATAGTTACCTTAGAGAGGCTGATTATGCAGATATTATTTAAAATGTCAatgtgtaattcatgaaatacaCAATAAGGCAGGTCTCTCGGGTTTAAATTTCAGTAGAGGTAAAAAATACTAGAGGTGATTTTTTCTATATGTCTAAGTTTTGGTGTACATACTTATTTGGTATCTGTATttgtgaaagatatatgatacCTCATCGTATTAATTAGTTGAAATACGTGGCCGATCTCGACACTACggttatttaaaaaagaaaacaaaaaaggagaTGAACAAGGCTCACCTGAGGAGGACCATGTTCAGAAGATTGGAGCCTATATTCATGCATTATCCAATCAGTTTTCCTTCCATTTGGAGCTCTTCCTTTATAGAAAACTAAGGTTTTCCTCATTCCTATTATTTTCTCCTTTGATAACACTGCCTTATCTCTGCCTGTTGCCTTCCAGAATCCAGCAGTTGTGGCTCGATTTGTCCTTGTTCCGGTAGGATATTTCCTGTCTTTGTGGCTGAAAAAATACCACTCGTTTTGTTCTTCATATCCCAGTTTACACCTATCTGTACGAAGTgacaatttttaaaaagaaaacaactaTGTTAGAAATCATGACAATGTATGAAACTTCcaagattttgattttattagctACCCGTCAATATATAAGa
This window harbors:
- the LOC132054525 gene encoding NAC domain-containing protein 30-like, encoding MEMDSCVPPGFRFHPTEEELVGYYLKRKINSLKIDLDVITDIDLYRIEPWDIEDRCKLGYEEQNEWYFFSHKDRKYPTGTRTNRATTAGFWKATGRDKAVLSKEKIIGMRKTLVFYKGRAPNGRKTDWIMHEYRLQSSEHGPPQEEGWVVCRAFKKPTPNKQPSLEAWQNAYYIRGTNPTYRPSSLSEITGPMHHQPLNINAFNQTTNFHQLFNPFHDDPQNMIINNSSQNFFENQLVELPQLDSPTISTSLCTKDNKSLGEQSYTTNYNEDDREEEKHSNGINNSQIYGDWKNFDTLIEPHSHISHLLECFPDL